The following is a genomic window from Sceloporus undulatus isolate JIND9_A2432 ecotype Alabama unplaced genomic scaffold, SceUnd_v1.1 scaffold_6285, whole genome shotgun sequence.
CCCCAagcgggcggtctgtaacgcgccggTGTGAGCTGTGGCTTGAGCAGTCCATGGTCCAAACCTCTGTAGCAGTAGTATCTCTCTCACCACCCAGATCCAGGGATAGAGACAAACTACATATTCCATTCCAGCACCCAGGACTAGAGCTGACAACTGATAAAGAAACCAGAGGTACTTCAGTTCTAAGTGGAAGACCAAGACACCCAGGGCTTCAGCAGACTAACTAAGAGCACTATAGTAATCAAAATATTTGATGGGAGAGAGGCCAAGGAAGAGCCCAAGAATTCTACACAGGAAGAATATGGTAGAGAGAGCTCTGAAAAGGAGGGACTGGGAATAGAGTTAGGAACTTGACTATTAATCTCCTGGGTGACAGTCATCTAAGAGGTAGGAATACTTGTTGTGGGCCTACAAATCATTTCTAGTTTGTGACAGCCCAAAACactttcatgggtttttcttggtaagatttgttcagagggggtttgtcttcttctgatgctgagcgagtgtgacttggccaaagtcacccagtgagtttctgtggccaagtgggcattcaaaccctggtctccagtccagttctcaaaccactacactagctCCTGTGGAATTTCTGACTAGATAGCTGGACTAAAATTACCAGTTCTCCGTGGATATATGCAAAGCAACCTCCTATGAAGTGAGGAGGCAAAGCCTAATAAAGACAATAGTGCCAGCTGTGACTGTGACCTCACTTTGGCAATATAAGGGTCTTAGTCATAGGCCATCTCCAAGAAAATATATTTGGTATGGAGTGGGGGATTGGTAAAAACCTTAAGTCACAAAGTATATCACTGCTTCTCAGAATAAGCTGCTGCTTAGTGGTATTAGTTTGAAACATatctttgttatttttaacttGTCTTGAATAATTAGTTGttataatactttaaaaatataatgctttaaaatcttctagaatatgAATGAGCTCATGGGTATCTTTAATGAATCCCTTCATTTCCTTGGAGTTACTCTTCTGTTTTTAGGTTATATCCTGTAGATACCCCATAAGCTTCTGTGTGGTCCACTGCTTTACTATATTAATTGCACATTTTCAAGTTCACTGCCATGTGCTGTGCCAGGGAGTATTTACTTTGGTTATTTTCATTTCTCAGGAAATGCAGGAAGAATTAGAAAAATTTTCAAAGCTTCCAGCTCACCGAGATGTTGATTCTTGCATAGTATCACTTCTCTCCCATGGAATAGAGGGTGGAATCTATGGCATAGATGGCAAGCTACTTCAGGTAACTTAATATACAAGGGTATTCTCCTTCATGTAAAAGTATGGGCAGGAATAAATGATATTTTAACTAAATAAAGTTCTGATAAGTTTCTTCTCTGAAGTAGAGGTCATTTGCAAGTTGTAAGAGCTGGAGGAAATGCATAGGAAAAATAGGGCATAGTAAATATTAGCATTATGTTCAGAGTGTTATGTTTGCCTCCTTAATTATAAAAAAGGCACCTTCCAATATAAATATTCATAGGGCAGGTTGAATAAAAGCAAATAGAGTATGTCAGGGCATTAACaaaattaacaataataaatggcaggttttatgtattttgtaaaaAATCTGTTTGTGCTAGGCCCTGGTTTAACAGTTTGCTTTAACAACTGTTTTTTGCCTCATTTTTTCACAGTTGCAGGAGATTTTCAGACTCTTTGATAATGCTAACTGCCCTAGTCTTCAAAATAAACCCAAAATGTTCTTCATTCAAGCTTGTCGGGGAGGTGAGTCATGCCAGGAGTGAGGATGGGGAGGACACCTGTGTTTCACGAACATTCCCCCTTCTGCACAGCTTGCGTTCAACTCTCCTCTTTGCTTCTCTCAGGTATAAGCGGAACCCACATTCACCTCCCTGCCTTGCTGTTGCCACTACCTCTGTCTGTAAGTGCTTCTCACTCTGCATGGCATGTGGTCAGCAATTTGCAGACCCTGCAGTACCatggaaaaggagaaggggag
Proteins encoded in this region:
- the LOC121918228 gene encoding caspase-2-like, with translation MQEELEKFSKLPAHRDVDSCIVSLLSHGIEGGIYGIDGKLLQLQEIFRLFDNANCPSLQNKPKMFFIQACRGGISGTHIHLPALLLPLPLSVSASHSAWHVVSNLQTLQYHGKGEGELSDNALCVACMQWSS